ATATGAAAAGAAAACCTTTATATAGATTTATGAACGAATTCTATTTTCAATCTGACTTATCCAGTTTAAATCTGCCTCTAAATGTAAAAGTGTGCCATTGATTAATAAATATTTATGTTCTTCATTTTGAATAAGAAATTCCGTTTTTAATTTAGTCAATTCTATAACATCTTTCATTATCATTGCTTTTTGTTGTTCTAGCATAATTTTTTCTTGCTCAAAATGGATTTTTCGAGCACAGCTCCATTTAAAATGAAAGTCGTCCTTAGTAGAATGATAAGGTACAGGTTCTAATAACCATTTTTTTAATTCATTTTCTCCTGACTTTTCTAGCTTATATAGCTTTCTTTCTTGGTCATCTATCTCTGCAGATGACACGAGTTGATCACGAATGAGACGGTCAAGAGTAGTATAAATTTGACCAGGATTAATTTTTCCTTTGATACTTAGAAGAGACTCCAATTCTACTTTTAATTCGTATCCATGATTATTCTGTTGGTATAACAATGTTAATAGTCCATACTTTACTGACATAATTGATCAACCTTCTTTAATTGAAGATAAAATATTTATTTTACTAGCAGTCATACTGGATATCCAAGAGGCAAGAAAACTTAGTAATAGACCAGCAATCAATGCTACTCCAATATTAGCAAGAGGTATATGGAAAGGTACGAAATCTCCTAAAAGCTTGGATTGACTAGTAACGTAAAGTAAAATCACTCCTAATACTGCACCCCCGATGACTCCTACTAAACCTATGAGTAACCCCTCACCAACTACCATCTTTCTTACTTGTTGTCTAGTAAATCCAAGTGCTCTCATTGTTCCAATCTCAGATGTTCGTTCAAATGTATTCA
This genomic stretch from Lysinibacillus pakistanensis harbors:
- a CDS encoding PadR family transcriptional regulator, which gives rise to MSVKYGLLTLLYQQNNHGYELKVELESLLSIKGKINPGQIYTTLDRLIRDQLVSSAEIDDQERKLYKLEKSGENELKKWLLEPVPYHSTKDDFHFKWSCARKIHFEQEKIMLEQQKAMIMKDVIELTKLKTEFLIQNEEHKYLLINGTLLHLEADLNWISQIENRIRS